The following proteins are co-located in the Planococcus plakortidis genome:
- a CDS encoding mandelate racemase/muconate lactonizing enzyme family protein, with product MKITQARLHAVRFPLHEPFIISYATYPDMPSLILELETDNGLVGYGEAVPDEHVTGEYFTASYEVLKELFLPAVIGMNPFDIEAIHHKMNGILAGNPAAKAAVDIACYDLMGKAAGQPVYNLLGGQSKEHLSYPRVLSIEAPEIMADKARQAVEAGYGSLKLKVGAGNAQLDVERILAVRQEVGPEMPIRVDVNQGWKSVGTAVAAIRQLEAAGLSWVEQPIRMGDIRGLAEVRQKTAVPIMADETVQSMEDLLEIIRLDAADVINIKLMKCGGIFHAVQMAKTAEAAGMLCQIGSMVESSVASSAGYHAAMSRINIESTELTGPLLFSEEIGDLKYEHPHVLLSGKPGLGIEVDAEKLKKLTVTSCSVGGNNA from the coding sequence ATGAAAATCACTCAAGCACGATTGCATGCAGTGCGCTTTCCGTTGCATGAACCATTCATCATCTCCTATGCGACCTATCCGGATATGCCGTCCTTGATCCTCGAACTGGAAACGGATAATGGCTTGGTCGGTTACGGGGAGGCGGTGCCGGACGAGCACGTGACAGGCGAGTATTTCACGGCAAGCTATGAAGTGTTGAAGGAATTGTTCCTGCCGGCCGTGATCGGCATGAACCCATTCGATATTGAAGCGATTCACCATAAGATGAACGGAATTTTGGCGGGCAACCCGGCCGCGAAAGCCGCGGTCGATATCGCTTGCTATGATTTGATGGGGAAGGCTGCGGGACAGCCGGTCTATAATTTACTTGGCGGGCAATCGAAAGAGCATCTTTCCTACCCGCGTGTCTTGAGCATCGAAGCGCCTGAAATCATGGCGGACAAAGCGAGACAGGCCGTTGAAGCTGGGTATGGATCATTGAAATTGAAAGTCGGGGCGGGAAATGCACAACTGGACGTGGAACGTATTTTGGCTGTGCGCCAGGAAGTCGGTCCCGAAATGCCGATCCGGGTGGATGTCAACCAGGGGTGGAAATCGGTCGGGACAGCGGTAGCGGCTATCCGCCAGCTGGAAGCGGCGGGTCTCAGCTGGGTCGAACAGCCGATCCGCATGGGGGATATCCGCGGTTTGGCAGAAGTTCGGCAGAAAACGGCCGTACCGATCATGGCAGATGAGACCGTGCAGTCTATGGAAGATTTGCTCGAAATCATCCGTCTCGATGCGGCTGATGTCATCAACATCAAATTGATGAAATGCGGCGGTATCTTCCATGCCGTACAGATGGCGAAAACCGCAGAAGCGGCGGGCATGCTGTGCCAGATCGGCTCGATGGTGGAGTCGTCCGTGGCGTCGAGCGCCGGCTATCACGCGGCGATGTCACGGATCAATATCGAAAGTACGGAACTGACTGGCCCACTTTTATTCAGCGAAGAAATCGGCGACTTGAAATATGAGCATCCGCATGTGCTTTTAAGCGGCAAGCCAGGGCTTGGCATTGAAGTGGATGCCGAGAAGCTGAAGAAATTGACGGTCACATCTTGCAGCGTAGGAGGGAACAATGCATGA